A DNA window from Rhodopirellula islandica contains the following coding sequences:
- the argB gene encoding acetylglutamate kinase, giving the protein MDQAIAKADTLIEAMGWIRRFRGKTMVIKLGGSLLEDQEALHHLLLDVIFMETVGLRPVVVHGGGKAITAAMAKAGIQAQFIRGRRVTDEESLKVVEQVLAGELNVELTEMMEHLGGRAVNLSPRTTCVLKGKKLIDPEGDDLGYVGEVTEVDRDVIESLAYTDQVAVIPSLCEDEQGQMYNVNADTAAMAVAQSLGADKLVFLSDVNGVRRDPEDPSTIIPALSADEARQLITDGVIKSGMIPKVEACLETLGRGVQKVHIIDGRLRHSLLLEIFTTDGVGTEIHQ; this is encoded by the coding sequence ATGGACCAAGCGATTGCGAAAGCCGACACTCTCATCGAAGCCATGGGGTGGATCCGTCGTTTTCGTGGCAAAACGATGGTCATCAAACTCGGTGGCAGTCTGCTAGAGGACCAAGAAGCACTCCATCATTTATTACTGGATGTGATCTTCATGGAAACCGTCGGACTGCGTCCGGTGGTGGTGCATGGTGGTGGCAAGGCAATCACAGCGGCAATGGCCAAAGCGGGGATCCAAGCCCAATTCATTCGCGGCCGTCGCGTCACCGACGAGGAATCGCTGAAGGTCGTCGAGCAAGTTCTCGCGGGAGAATTGAACGTCGAACTGACCGAGATGATGGAACATCTGGGTGGCCGCGCAGTCAACTTGTCGCCACGCACCACGTGCGTTTTGAAAGGCAAAAAACTGATCGATCCCGAGGGTGATGACCTGGGATACGTTGGGGAAGTGACTGAGGTCGACCGCGACGTGATCGAAAGCCTGGCTTACACCGATCAAGTCGCCGTGATCCCCTCGTTGTGCGAGGATGAGCAGGGCCAAATGTACAACGTCAACGCTGACACCGCCGCGATGGCTGTCGCTCAATCACTCGGTGCGGACAAACTGGTTTTCCTTTCCGACGTCAACGGTGTTCGTCGCGACCCCGAAGATCCCTCCACCATCATCCCCGCGTTGTCCGCCGATGAGGCTCGCCAGTTGATCACCGATGGCGTGATCAAATCCGGCATGATCCCAAAGGTCGAGGCCTGCTTGGAAACCTTGGGACGCGGCGTGCAAAAGGTTCACATCATTGACGGTCGCTTGCGCCATTCCTTGTTGCTAGAAATCTTCACCACGGACGGCGTGGGCACGGAGATTCACCAGTGA
- the argF gene encoding ornithine carbamoyltransferase, whose amino-acid sequence MRHLLTLFDLTPQELRQILATAQTLKAKLKQGERPAILERYTLALLFEKPSLRTRVSFETGMNHLGGSSLFLGDDVGWGKRESPSDFTRVLGQFVDAVACRAKSHERVEQLAKYNAVPVINSLTDLCHPCQAIADVLTLQESFGDVKDRHMVFVGDGNNVSRSLALACAMLDIQFTLARPDGYELDQPWLDRITAKYPHAKLNQITDPIAAVQNADAIYTDVWTSMGQEAESIERRAAFKEFQVNEALLEAAPKTARVLHCLPAVRGEEITDAVMDGPQSDVIEQAGNRMHAQKALMIQLLRPEWIAENIRV is encoded by the coding sequence ATGCGACACTTGCTCACCCTCTTTGATCTGACCCCGCAAGAGTTGCGTCAGATTTTAGCAACCGCTCAAACCCTCAAAGCCAAATTGAAGCAGGGCGAACGGCCCGCGATCTTGGAACGCTACACACTGGCGTTGCTGTTTGAAAAACCAAGTTTGCGGACCCGCGTCAGCTTTGAGACGGGCATGAATCACCTTGGGGGCAGCAGTCTGTTCCTAGGCGATGACGTCGGCTGGGGCAAACGCGAATCGCCATCCGACTTCACTCGAGTGCTCGGTCAATTCGTTGACGCAGTCGCGTGTCGCGCGAAGTCTCATGAACGTGTCGAGCAACTGGCGAAATACAACGCCGTTCCGGTCATCAACAGCCTCACTGATCTCTGCCATCCCTGCCAAGCGATTGCGGATGTGTTGACGCTGCAGGAAAGCTTCGGTGATGTCAAAGATCGCCACATGGTGTTTGTCGGTGACGGCAACAACGTCTCCCGTTCATTGGCCCTCGCCTGTGCGATGCTGGACATTCAGTTCACGCTTGCCCGCCCAGACGGCTACGAACTCGACCAACCTTGGCTCGATCGCATCACGGCCAAATACCCGCACGCGAAACTGAACCAGATCACGGACCCAATCGCTGCGGTCCAAAACGCCGACGCGATCTACACCGACGTTTGGACCAGCATGGGACAGGAGGCGGAGTCGATTGAACGACGTGCCGCCTTCAAAGAATTCCAAGTCAACGAGGCGTTGCTCGAAGCGGCTCCGAAAACCGCCCGCGTGCTGCATTGCTTGCCCGCCGTGCGAGGCGAGGAGATCACCGACGCGGTGATGGATGGTCCGCAGAGCGACGTGATCGAACAGGCGGGCAATCGGATGCACGCCCAAAAGGCGTTGATGATTCAACTTCTGCGTCCCGAGTGGATCGCAGAAAACATTCGCGTTTGA
- a CDS encoding aminotransferase class III-fold pyridoxal phosphate-dependent enzyme, with the protein MKATGSDDCPLGEGWINAIAGRLSPTGGNSCRDALHQFADQPEWRGDVALRTKIAEQLRTLTQHDASTIADCISASTKDQALEHALATGRRHHQSLQASDTNSGDVALPPKCLCLVGSDHGRSIVARMASGKSSLRGSEWPLLPGFVHASTDRFVDRIDSSTAVALVSPWDFNGVGQPLTAEWWAQCRQRCDETGTCLIIDHGNLPAVGNGHLFAHEMVAGISADAVILSAGLTFDLPGGLLVLGQSLASHAQGLVPSNDLVGHLISSTLATLIQTDALTTDTDAFAIALAERIATRGCVRDLHVSGHTVVLELDVDTQAWLEKANAKKLHASICSEHSVLFQPPLLMTNEEHTNLIDRIDAVLAGLEQNQQPPPSSDQVIPEEDAGPEAMPSDSLAGAVATGALADSALTDPVITDETREAALPNETKADSDNANEAFEEDESEEMVEEDPVEEDEEDEDEFDEEYDEEEQVEEEEVDQEEDDEPTEQDETELESNELDEFESNEETEKH; encoded by the coding sequence GTGAAGGCAACTGGCAGCGACGATTGCCCGCTTGGCGAAGGCTGGATCAATGCGATCGCGGGCCGCCTCTCACCCACCGGTGGAAACTCGTGTCGTGACGCGCTGCATCAATTCGCGGACCAACCGGAATGGCGCGGCGATGTTGCGTTGCGAACCAAGATCGCAGAGCAACTTCGAACGCTGACCCAACACGATGCCTCCACGATCGCGGACTGCATCAGCGCATCGACGAAAGACCAGGCCCTGGAGCATGCTCTCGCAACGGGGCGCCGTCACCATCAGTCGCTGCAAGCCTCCGACACCAATTCTGGTGACGTCGCCTTGCCACCCAAGTGCCTGTGCTTGGTCGGCAGCGATCATGGACGCAGCATCGTGGCCAGAATGGCAAGTGGCAAATCATCCCTGCGAGGTAGCGAGTGGCCCTTGTTGCCCGGATTCGTTCACGCTTCCACCGATCGCTTCGTTGACCGCATCGATTCGTCCACAGCCGTGGCCTTGGTGTCCCCGTGGGATTTCAACGGTGTCGGACAACCCTTGACTGCGGAATGGTGGGCGCAGTGCCGACAACGATGCGACGAGACCGGCACCTGCTTGATCATCGACCATGGCAACCTCCCCGCAGTCGGAAACGGACACCTCTTCGCACATGAGATGGTCGCAGGAATCTCGGCTGACGCTGTGATCCTTTCAGCCGGACTGACATTTGATCTGCCCGGTGGGTTGCTGGTGCTTGGCCAATCTCTCGCATCGCATGCACAGGGTTTGGTTCCCTCCAATGATCTGGTCGGACATTTGATCTCCTCCACCCTCGCGACGCTCATTCAAACCGACGCACTCACGACAGACACGGACGCTTTCGCAATCGCATTGGCAGAACGAATTGCGACCCGTGGTTGTGTTCGCGATCTGCACGTCAGTGGTCACACCGTGGTCCTGGAACTGGACGTTGACACGCAAGCTTGGCTCGAAAAAGCCAACGCGAAGAAACTGCACGCATCGATCTGCAGCGAACACTCCGTGCTGTTCCAGCCTCCTTTGTTGATGACAAACGAAGAACACACCAACCTGATCGACCGAATCGATGCCGTGCTGGCGGGGTTGGAACAAAATCAGCAACCGCCCCCCTCCTCCGATCAAGTGATTCCGGAGGAAGACGCTGGCCCGGAGGCAATGCCAAGCGACTCCCTTGCCGGTGCAGTCGCGACGGGGGCACTGGCAGACAGTGCACTCACAGATCCTGTGATCACCGACGAAACCCGGGAAGCAGCCCTCCCAAACGAAACAAAAGCGGATTCAGACAACGCGAACGAGGCGTTTGAAGAGGATGAATCCGAGGAAATGGTCGAGGAAGATCCTGTCGAGGAGGACGAAGAAGACGAGGACGAATTCGACGAGGAGTACGACGAAGAAGAACAGGTAGAGGAAGAGGAAGTCGACCAAGAAGAAGACGACGAACCAACCGAACAAGATGAAACTGAACTGGAAAGCAACGAACTGGACGAGTTCGAATCCAACGAGGAAACGGAGAAACATTGA